The sequence AAACCTTGTCTTTAAAAGAAGCGATAAAAACAGGTCTTGAAAACTATGGTTCTATCAAAGCAAAAAACAATTACGCCAGCGCCTCAAAAGAGACATTAAAACAATCTCGTCGTGATTATCTTCCGAACTTAAATTTATCTGCACAGCAGGATTACGGAACGATCAACGGGCAAAACGGTGCACTTTACGGATTTAATGGTTTAGGAACTGCTTCTTCCGGGCCAGTATTACCAGAACAAAACTGGAACTCTGCTTTTGGAGCTTTGTATTTGGTAAACATGAACTGGGATTTTTTCACTTTTGGAAAAACACAGGAAAAAATCAATTTGGCAAAAGTTGATGTTCAGGCAAAAGAAAAAGATTTACAACAAGAAGAATTCCAACAGAAAATTAAAATTTCGGCTGCTTATTTGAATTTATTGGCAAGCCAAAGGTTACTGATTTCACAGCAAAAGAATTTAAGCCGTGCAGAAGTTTTCAAAAAGACAGCTGTTGCCCGAGTTAAAAACGGATTATTGGCTGGAGTAGATTCAACCTTGGCGACCGCTGAAGTTTCAAAAGCGAAAATCGCATTGAATCTAGCTCGAAATTTTGTCAAAGAACAAAACAACAAATTAGTCGATTTAATGGGCGTTGCGCCTCAGGATTTCATTGCTGATACTTTGTTTGTCAACCAAATTCCGAAAGAGGTATTAAAATCAACGGTTTCAACAGACAGTCTGCATCCTTTATTGCAGTATTACAAAACAAAGATTGATTACAGCAATCAACAGGTTAAATTATACAAACGTTTTTATTACCCAACAATGAGTGCTTTTGGCGTTTTGCAAACGAGGGCCTCGGGTTTTGAAACGGGTTATGCAGTAGATCAATCCAATTTCAGCAGAAATTATTGGGATGGCGTAAATCCGGATCGTTCTAATTATTTAGTTGGAGTTGGAATCACTTGGAATTTGACAACGCCTTTTAGAGCAAACAAACAGGTTACTTCTCAAAAATTTGTTTCTCAGGCTTTACAAGAAGAATACAATCAGGCGAGCAGAGAATTGCAATCGCAGTTGACTTTTGCTGAAGATAAAATCAAAATCACTTTAGAAAATTATGCCGAAGCGCCAATTCAAGTCAATGCTGCACAACGCGCTTATATTCAAAAATCGACCTTATATAAAAACGGTTTAACCGATTTGACCGATTTGACTCAAACGATGTTTACACTAAATCGCGCCGAAATTGATCGCGATATTGTTAACAACAATGTATGGCAGTCGTTTTTGCTAAAAGTGGCAGCAACAGGAGATTTTGACCTATTTATGAATGAATTTTAATTATAAAGCCAAATGAATTTAATACGCTTTGCACTCCGCAAACCCATTTCCATATTAGTATTGGTTGCGGGTCTATTCTTCTTCGGAATTGGTGCCATCAAAGACATTAAGGTAGATATTTTGCCAAAAATGAACTTGCCGGTAATTTATATTGCGCATCCCTTTGGAGGTTATACGCCAGACCAAATGGAAGCTTATTTTGCCAAAAACTACGTAAACGTTTTGCCTTTTTCGAATGGTATCAAATCGGTAGAAACTAAAAATATTCAAGGGTTAATGATCATGAAATTAACCTATTATGAAGGAACCAACATGGCTCAGGCTGCAGCCGAGTTGAGTGCTCTTTCAAACAGAATCCAAGCGGTTTTCCCTCCGGGAACTCAGCCACCGTTTATCATTCGTTTTGATGCTTCTTCTCTTCCAATCGGACAATTGGTTTTGAGCAGTAAAATACGTTCAAACAATGAATTGCAGGATTTGGCCAACGTTTATGTTCGTGCTTCGTTTACTTCGATTCCTGGTTTATTATCTCCAGCTCCATTTGGCGGAAGCCCAAGAACAATTGAGGTAAACGTTGATCCAGATTTGTTGCGTTCTCACAATATGACGCCAGACCAAATTGTAGAAGCGATTCGTTTGAACAACCAAACGGCTCCATCTGGAAATGTTCGTATGGGCGACAAAAACTATATTACGCCAACGAACAATACTATTAAAGAAGTTAAAGATTTTGAGCAGATTCCGTTATTCAAAGGCGGTGTTCAAAACTTAAAATTAGGCGATGTTGCATCTGTAAAAGACGGTGCCGATATCACAGCAGGTTATGCTTTGGTAAACGGAAAACGTTCGGTTTATATCAGTATTGCAAAAGCGGGAGATGCTTCAACTTGGGATGTGGTTCAGAAATTAAAAGCCGAATTGCCTAAAATTCAAAGCACACTTCCTGAAGACGTAAAATTATCGTATGAATTTGACCAATCAGTTTATGTAATCAACTCGGTTAAAAGTTTGATTACTGAGGGAATCATTGGTGCGGTTTTGACGGGATTAATGGTTTTATTATTCTTAGGCGACCGTCGTGCGGCTTTGATCGTAATTATGACGATTCCGATTTCGATTATTTCTGGAGTTTTATTCCTGAAATTATTCGGACAAACGATCAACTTAATGTCATTGTCAGGATTGGCTTTAGCAATTGGTATTTTGGTGGACGAAAGTACCGTGACCATCGAAAATATTCACCAGCATCTCGACATGGGAAAACCAAAAGCACTCGCCATTTGGGATGCCTGTCAGGAAATTGCTTTGCCTAAATTATTAATCTTATTGTGCATTCTTGCCGTATTTGCACCAGCGTTTACCATGGTTGGTATTCCGGGAGCTTTGTTCTTGCCTTTGGCTTTAGCAATTGGTTTCTCGATGGTAATTTCGTTCCTATTATCTCAAACTTTTGTGCCTGTAATGGCAAACTGGATGATGAAAGGACATGACAAACATGAACATGCACCTGAAATTACAGATGACGAAGCAGAATTTAACGCCTGCGGACTAACGCCTGAATCTGAGCAAAATTTAATTGGTCAGAAGAAAGATATGGTTGAAAGAGAAGATTTCAACAATGATGGAAAAGTGAGTGGTTTCGAAAAATTCAGAAATCGTTTCATGCGAACTTTAGATCGTTTGTTTGTTCATAAAAAAGCGACAAGTATTGTGTATCTGGTTTCTGCAACCGTTCTAGCAATTGTTTTTATTAGTTTTATTGGAAAAGATGTTTTCCCAAGAACCAATTCAAGTCAGTTTCAATTGAGAATGCGTGCTGTTGATGGAACGCGTTTAGAAAGAACTGAAGAACAAGCTCGAATTGTTTTAAAAGAATTGGAAAAAATGGTTGGAAAAGATCATATCGGAATTTCATCTGTATATGTCGGGCAGCACCCTTCTCTATTCTCGATCAACCCGATTTATTTGTTCATGGCAGGTTCTCACGAAGCGGTTTTCCAAGTGAGTTTGAAAGATTATGAAGCAGATATGGACGACTTTAAAGATGAGTTTA comes from Flavobacterium sp. KACC 22761 and encodes:
- a CDS encoding efflux RND transporter permease subunit, yielding MNLIRFALRKPISILVLVAGLFFFGIGAIKDIKVDILPKMNLPVIYIAHPFGGYTPDQMEAYFAKNYVNVLPFSNGIKSVETKNIQGLMIMKLTYYEGTNMAQAAAELSALSNRIQAVFPPGTQPPFIIRFDASSLPIGQLVLSSKIRSNNELQDLANVYVRASFTSIPGLLSPAPFGGSPRTIEVNVDPDLLRSHNMTPDQIVEAIRLNNQTAPSGNVRMGDKNYITPTNNTIKEVKDFEQIPLFKGGVQNLKLGDVASVKDGADITAGYALVNGKRSVYISIAKAGDASTWDVVQKLKAELPKIQSTLPEDVKLSYEFDQSVYVINSVKSLITEGIIGAVLTGLMVLLFLGDRRAALIVIMTIPISIISGVLFLKLFGQTINLMSLSGLALAIGILVDESTVTIENIHQHLDMGKPKALAIWDACQEIALPKLLILLCILAVFAPAFTMVGIPGALFLPLALAIGFSMVISFLLSQTFVPVMANWMMKGHDKHEHAPEITDDEAEFNACGLTPESEQNLIGQKKDMVEREDFNNDGKVSGFEKFRNRFMRTLDRLFVHKKATSIVYLVSATVLAIVFISFIGKDVFPRTNSSQFQLRMRAVDGTRLERTEEQARIVLKELEKMVGKDHIGISSVYVGQHPSLFSINPIYLFMAGSHEAVFQVSLKDYEADMDDFKDEFRARLKKVLPNTKLSFEPIELTDKVLSQGSPTPIEIRVAGKDKKKNELYATQIVDKLKAISYFRDVQIGQPIHYPAMNINIDRTRAAELGVDMNDISRSLVASTSSSRYTEKNNWVDEKAGLSYSVQVQVPLNKMKSKTDIGEIPVLKNSLRPVLSDVAKITPGYVSGENDNLGAMPYITVTANIYKTDLGTASKDVSKTISSLGELPRGLFITPIGLSTVLTETLSSLQTGLLVAVFVIFLMLAANFQSFKVSLVILTTVPAVVLGSLLMLTLTGSTLNLQSYMGIIMSVGVSIANAVLLVTNAEQLRKINGNALESAREAAALRLRPIIMTSVAMIMGMLPMAIGHGEGGDQVSPLGRAVIGGLLFSTFAVLLILPQIFAWTQEKTSTQSVSLDPEDEESIHYISSITKSKFGKS
- a CDS encoding TolC family protein, which produces MYFKKITLLFFLIITSIGYSQTLSLKEAIKTGLENYGSIKAKNNYASASKETLKQSRRDYLPNLNLSAQQDYGTINGQNGALYGFNGLGTASSGPVLPEQNWNSAFGALYLVNMNWDFFTFGKTQEKINLAKVDVQAKEKDLQQEEFQQKIKISAAYLNLLASQRLLISQQKNLSRAEVFKKTAVARVKNGLLAGVDSTLATAEVSKAKIALNLARNFVKEQNNKLVDLMGVAPQDFIADTLFVNQIPKEVLKSTVSTDSLHPLLQYYKTKIDYSNQQVKLYKRFYYPTMSAFGVLQTRASGFETGYAVDQSNFSRNYWDGVNPDRSNYLVGVGITWNLTTPFRANKQVTSQKFVSQALQEEYNQASRELQSQLTFAEDKIKITLENYAEAPIQVNAAQRAYIQKSTLYKNGLTDLTDLTQTMFTLNRAEIDRDIVNNNVWQSFLLKVAATGDFDLFMNEF